Proteins from one Chitinophaga oryzae genomic window:
- a CDS encoding DUF7674 family protein has translation MLPDSKISQLIGLQIPGLSFPMEQLTAKERVSKVIHTFADYTGNMIRHEQLQEVKRCFTIAGVLYRNGSSALRNAIESVFVYALSPLLCTHHRDMLPSSLRTVRIQHLQTIAL, from the coding sequence ATGTTACCAGACTCGAAAATCTCACAATTGATCGGTTTACAGATCCCCGGCCTGTCATTCCCTATGGAGCAACTGACGGCCAAAGAAAGAGTGAGCAAAGTGATCCACACGTTTGCCGACTATACCGGCAACATGATCCGTCATGAACAATTGCAGGAAGTGAAGCGTTGTTTTACCATTGCAGGCGTATTGTACCGCAACGGCAGCAGCGCGTTGCGAAATGCGATTGAAAGTGTGTTCGTATATGCGTTGTCTCCCCTGTTGTGCACGCATCACAGGGACATGTTACCTTCTTCTCTCAGAACTGTCAGGATTCAACATTTACAAACAATAGCGCTTTAA
- a CDS encoding potassium-transporting ATPase subunit F → MTALFVLSILVFGYMIYVLLKPEKF, encoded by the coding sequence ATGACCGCCTTATTCGTGCTATCAATATTGGTCTTCGGCTACATGATATATGTATTGCTGAAACCGGAGAAATTCTGA
- the kdpA gene encoding potassium-transporting ATPase subunit KdpA: MTTEILGVIATYGLTLLLAWPLARYIVKVFKGEKTWSDFMAPMERLFFKISGINPKEEMTWKEHLKALLTINLVWFVYAFFMLMFQDKLPLNPDGNPGQSADLAFNTAISFLVNCNLQHYSGETGVTYLTQLFVLAFLQFVSAATGIAALIVVFKAFKEKTTTKLGNFWDIFLKTNTRILLPFCVIIALILAFNGTPASFDGKDTVVTMQGDTVNVSRGPAAGFVAIKHLGTNGGGWFGVNSAHPLENPNYVTWMTEMVAQVVIPIAMVFALGMFINRRKFAYVIFGVMTIGMICLLIPTMMAEINGNPAIAHMGIQQATGAMEGKEVRFGPAATGYWSTVTTIISTGSVCGFHDSTMPMTGMMELLGMMLNCFYGGCGVGILNYYIFIIIAVFISGLMVGRTPEFMGHKLEAREVKIAAIITLLSPFLILAGTALSSWVLAHHPEADWAVKPSAWLNNPGYHGFSEMLYEYTSANANNGSGFEGLGDGNVFWNVSTGFVLILGRFLPIIGPVAIAGIMASKKHIPESAGTLRTDSITFGAMTFAVIVVLTALSYFPALALGPIAEYFSLY, encoded by the coding sequence ATGACAACAGAAATTTTAGGCGTTATTGCCACCTATGGACTAACATTACTACTGGCCTGGCCACTGGCGAGGTATATCGTAAAGGTATTCAAAGGCGAAAAAACCTGGTCCGACTTTATGGCTCCCATGGAGCGGCTGTTCTTTAAGATTTCCGGGATCAATCCCAAAGAGGAAATGACCTGGAAAGAACATTTGAAAGCGTTGCTGACCATCAACCTGGTATGGTTTGTATATGCTTTTTTTATGCTGATGTTCCAGGACAAGCTGCCGCTGAACCCGGATGGCAATCCGGGCCAGTCGGCAGACCTGGCGTTTAACACCGCCATCAGTTTCCTGGTGAACTGTAACCTGCAGCACTATTCCGGTGAAACCGGCGTCACCTATCTCACCCAGCTGTTTGTGCTGGCTTTCCTGCAGTTTGTGAGCGCAGCCACCGGTATCGCCGCACTGATCGTCGTATTCAAAGCATTTAAGGAAAAGACCACCACCAAACTGGGCAACTTCTGGGATATTTTCCTGAAGACCAACACCCGCATCCTTTTACCGTTCTGCGTTATCATAGCGCTGATACTGGCGTTTAATGGTACGCCTGCCAGCTTCGACGGTAAAGACACCGTGGTAACGATGCAGGGCGATACCGTGAATGTATCCCGCGGCCCTGCCGCCGGTTTTGTGGCCATCAAACACCTGGGCACCAACGGTGGCGGATGGTTTGGCGTAAACTCCGCACATCCGCTGGAGAACCCCAACTATGTTACCTGGATGACCGAAATGGTGGCACAGGTGGTGATCCCTATCGCCATGGTATTTGCGTTGGGGATGTTTATCAACCGCCGCAAGTTTGCCTACGTCATTTTCGGGGTGATGACCATCGGGATGATATGCCTGCTGATACCCACCATGATGGCGGAAATAAACGGTAACCCGGCTATAGCGCACATGGGCATACAACAGGCCACCGGCGCCATGGAGGGCAAGGAGGTCCGCTTCGGTCCTGCTGCCACCGGTTACTGGAGCACCGTTACTACCATTATCTCCACCGGTTCTGTCTGCGGTTTCCATGACAGTACCATGCCGATGACCGGTATGATGGAGCTGCTGGGCATGATGCTGAACTGTTTCTATGGCGGTTGCGGCGTGGGTATTCTCAACTATTACATCTTTATCATCATCGCAGTGTTTATTTCCGGTCTGATGGTAGGCCGTACGCCTGAGTTTATGGGACATAAGCTGGAGGCCAGAGAGGTGAAGATCGCCGCTATCATCACGCTGCTGTCACCCTTCCTGATATTGGCGGGCACGGCCCTCTCCTCCTGGGTACTGGCTCATCACCCGGAGGCCGACTGGGCCGTGAAGCCGTCAGCCTGGTTGAACAACCCCGGCTATCATGGATTCTCCGAGATGCTGTATGAATATACTTCCGCCAACGCCAACAACGGTTCCGGTTTCGAAGGCCTTGGCGACGGCAACGTGTTCTGGAACGTATCCACCGGCTTTGTGCTGATATTGGGCAGGTTCCTGCCAATCATCGGTCCTGTGGCCATTGCGGGTATTATGGCATCTAAAAAGCACATCCCGGAATCTGCCGGTACCCTCCGTACAGATTCGATCACTTTCGGCGCTATGACGTTTGCCGTGATCGTGGTACTGACTGCTTTGTCCTATTTCCCTGCACTGGCGCTGGGCCCGATTGCAGAGTATTTCTCCCTGTACTGA
- the kdpB gene encoding potassium-transporting ATPase subunit KdpB — MKKRDNTLFPKEQVLQSLKQSFVKLNPRLMIKNPVMFTVEVGTVVMLIVALYAAFTKNTDQGSAAYNFTVFIILFLTVLFANFAEAIAEARGKAQAESLRRTREETPAKKVELIGEIFTNEVKVVSSSSLRKGDIFVCDPGDIIPADGEIVQGLASIDESAITGESAPVIREAGGDKSSVVGGTKVLSDHIKVRVTTEPGESFLDKMIALVEGASRQKTPNEIALTILLASFTLVFIIVCVTLKPFADYAQTPITIAAFISLFVCLIPTTIGGLLSAIGIAGMDRALRANVITKSGKAVETAGDIDVLLLDKTGTITIGNRKATNFYPSNGHAPEEFIRLCALSSLSDETPEGKSIVELAGKDIVSKLTVSGASLVKFTAETRSSGIDLADGNRIRKGAYDAIKKLTEREGFRFPEDTQARVEAISRDGGTPLVVALNSKVQGVIELQDIIKPGISERFERLRKMGVKTVMVTGDNPLTAKYIATKAGVDDFIAEAKPEDKMTYIRKEQQEGRLVAMMGDGTNDAPALAQADVGVAMNSGTQAAKEAGNMVDLDNDPTKLIEIVEIGKQLLMTRGTLTTFSIANDVAKYFAIVPALFVASIPALQGINIMKLHSPETAILSAVIFNAIIIPMLIPLALRGVAYKPIGASALLRRNLLIYGVGGVIAPFIGIKLIDMLIALFMQ, encoded by the coding sequence ATGAAGAAAAGAGATAATACATTGTTTCCGAAGGAGCAGGTGCTGCAAAGCCTGAAGCAGTCCTTTGTGAAACTGAATCCGAGACTGATGATCAAAAACCCGGTGATGTTTACCGTGGAAGTGGGTACGGTGGTGATGCTGATCGTTGCCCTGTACGCTGCCTTTACCAAAAACACAGACCAGGGCAGTGCGGCTTATAACTTCACCGTCTTTATCATACTCTTCCTCACCGTGCTGTTTGCCAACTTCGCGGAAGCCATTGCAGAAGCACGCGGCAAAGCGCAGGCAGAGAGCCTGCGCCGCACCAGGGAAGAAACACCTGCCAAAAAAGTAGAGCTGATAGGAGAGATTTTCACCAACGAAGTGAAAGTGGTTTCTTCTTCCTCCCTGCGCAAAGGCGATATCTTCGTTTGCGACCCGGGCGATATCATCCCGGCCGATGGCGAGATCGTTCAGGGCCTTGCCAGTATCGACGAATCTGCTATCACCGGTGAATCTGCACCGGTGATCCGCGAAGCCGGCGGCGACAAATCCAGCGTAGTAGGCGGTACCAAGGTACTGTCAGACCATATCAAAGTGCGGGTGACCACCGAGCCAGGCGAATCGTTCCTCGACAAAATGATCGCCCTGGTAGAAGGCGCCAGCCGTCAGAAAACACCGAACGAAATTGCGCTGACCATCCTGTTGGCCAGCTTCACGCTCGTGTTCATCATTGTATGTGTGACCCTGAAACCATTTGCGGACTATGCGCAGACACCGATCACCATCGCAGCTTTCATCTCCCTGTTTGTCTGCCTGATCCCTACTACCATCGGCGGGCTGCTCTCCGCTATCGGTATTGCCGGTATGGACCGCGCCCTGCGTGCCAATGTGATCACCAAATCCGGGAAAGCTGTGGAAACAGCCGGCGACATCGACGTGCTGCTGCTGGACAAAACCGGTACCATCACCATCGGTAACCGTAAAGCCACCAACTTCTACCCTTCCAACGGTCATGCACCGGAAGAGTTTATCCGGCTGTGCGCCCTCAGCTCCCTGTCTGACGAAACGCCGGAAGGTAAGTCCATCGTGGAACTGGCCGGTAAAGACATCGTCAGCAAACTGACCGTCAGCGGCGCCAGCCTCGTGAAATTCACCGCCGAAACCCGCAGCAGCGGTATCGATCTGGCTGATGGCAACCGTATCCGCAAAGGCGCTTATGACGCTATTAAAAAGCTCACCGAAAGAGAAGGCTTCCGTTTTCCGGAAGACACACAAGCCCGCGTGGAAGCTATCTCCCGCGATGGCGGTACCCCGCTGGTAGTGGCTCTCAACAGTAAGGTGCAGGGCGTCATCGAACTGCAGGATATCATCAAACCCGGTATCAGCGAACGTTTTGAACGACTGCGTAAGATGGGCGTAAAAACCGTGATGGTCACCGGCGACAACCCGCTCACTGCCAAATACATCGCCACCAAAGCCGGTGTGGACGACTTCATCGCAGAAGCCAAACCGGAAGACAAAATGACGTACATCCGTAAGGAACAGCAGGAAGGCCGGCTGGTAGCCATGATGGGCGACGGTACCAACGACGCTCCCGCCCTGGCCCAGGCCGATGTGGGCGTAGCCATGAACAGCGGTACCCAGGCGGCCAAGGAAGCCGGTAACATGGTGGACCTTGACAACGACCCCACCAAACTGATTGAGATCGTGGAAATCGGCAAACAGCTGCTGATGACGCGCGGCACCCTCACCACTTTCTCCATCGCCAACGACGTGGCGAAATACTTCGCCATCGTACCGGCGCTCTTCGTAGCCTCTATCCCTGCTTTACAGGGTATCAATATCATGAAGCTGCACAGCCCTGAGACAGCTATTCTCAGCGCCGTGATCTTCAACGCGATCATTATTCCTATGCTGATTCCGCTGGCATTGCGCGGCGTGGCTTACAAGCCCATCGGCGCCAGCGCGCTGCTTCGCCGGAATCTGCTGATATACGGCGTGGGCGGTGTGATCGCCCCCTTCATCGGTATCAAACTGATTGATATGCTGATCGCTCTTTTTATGCAGTAA
- a CDS encoding K(+)-transporting ATPase subunit C: MKKYLLPSIKLTVLLLVLLAGIYPLFIAGVAKLAAGKGGGVTVTHNGKVVGYENIGQKFTDDKYFWSRPSAVDYNAAGSGGSNKAPGNPDYLKTVAERTDTFLAHNPDVKKADIPAELVTASASGLDPHLSPAAAYVQIARVAKARGIAPEKLKQLIDANTKAPLLGMLGPSTVNVLKLNVALDELK, from the coding sequence ATGAAAAAGTATCTCCTGCCCTCTATCAAACTGACCGTTCTCCTGCTGGTACTGCTGGCAGGCATCTACCCGCTCTTTATTGCCGGTGTCGCTAAACTGGCGGCCGGTAAAGGCGGCGGTGTAACGGTAACGCATAATGGAAAAGTAGTAGGGTATGAAAATATAGGACAGAAGTTTACCGACGATAAGTACTTCTGGTCCCGTCCGAGCGCCGTAGACTATAATGCCGCCGGCTCCGGTGGCTCCAACAAGGCACCCGGCAACCCGGACTACCTGAAAACCGTGGCCGAGAGAACAGACACTTTCCTGGCACACAACCCGGACGTGAAAAAAGCAGATATCCCGGCTGAACTGGTGACTGCTTCTGCCAGCGGCCTGGACCCGCACCTCTCCCCCGCTGCGGCTTACGTGCAGATTGCCCGTGTGGCCAAAGCCAGGGGTATTGCACCGGAAAAACTGAAGCAGCTGATAGACGCCAATACCAAAGCGCCTCTGCTGGGGATGCTTGGCCCTTCTACAGTCAACGTGCTCAAACTGAACGTCGCCCTCGACGAGTTAAAATAA
- a CDS encoding porin, whose translation MKKILLLVAVLAAAITVFAQTEPTTEKEKEKGKLTFSGYAEAYYSYDFNQPANHTRPGFLYNFNRHNELNLNLAMLKANYNSDRVRGNIALMAGTYAQYNLAAEPSIFQYVYEANAGVRVGKNVWIDAGIMPAHIGFESAIGKDCYTLTRSMLAENSPYYETGAKITWTPNEKWSFAAMYLNGWQRIKRVDGNQTPNFGTQITFKPTGKILLNWSTYVGNDLPDSTRRMRYFNNLYGTFGITDKFSLIAGIDYGLQQKAKGSSDLSNWYTPIVIARYAFTDKLAAAGRVEYFNDADGVVIATDTPHGFQTTGYSLNLDFTPVSNVMFRIEGKMFNGRDKTFIKGTDLKNNNAAVTASLAVWF comes from the coding sequence ATGAAGAAGATTTTACTGCTGGTGGCTGTCCTGGCTGCCGCTATCACCGTTTTTGCCCAAACGGAGCCAACTACAGAGAAAGAAAAAGAGAAAGGTAAACTGACATTTTCCGGTTATGCCGAAGCTTATTACAGTTATGATTTTAATCAGCCTGCCAATCATACCAGGCCCGGTTTTCTGTATAATTTCAACCGTCACAATGAGCTGAACCTGAACCTGGCCATGCTGAAAGCCAACTATAACTCCGACCGTGTACGCGGTAACATCGCGCTGATGGCGGGTACTTACGCCCAGTACAACCTGGCGGCCGAACCATCTATTTTCCAGTACGTTTATGAGGCGAATGCAGGCGTAAGAGTGGGTAAAAATGTGTGGATCGATGCCGGTATCATGCCCGCCCACATTGGCTTTGAAAGTGCTATCGGGAAAGACTGCTATACCCTCACCCGCAGTATGCTGGCTGAAAACTCCCCCTACTATGAAACCGGCGCCAAAATTACCTGGACGCCGAATGAAAAATGGTCATTCGCCGCTATGTACCTTAATGGCTGGCAGCGCATCAAACGGGTGGATGGTAACCAGACCCCCAATTTCGGCACACAGATCACCTTTAAACCAACCGGCAAAATACTGCTGAACTGGAGCACTTATGTAGGCAACGATCTCCCCGACAGCACCCGCCGGATGCGTTATTTTAACAACCTTTATGGTACCTTTGGTATAACAGATAAATTCAGTCTGATAGCAGGGATAGATTATGGTCTGCAACAGAAAGCCAAAGGAAGCAGTGACTTGTCCAACTGGTATACGCCCATTGTCATTGCCCGTTATGCCTTCACGGATAAACTGGCGGCAGCAGGAAGAGTGGAGTATTTCAACGATGCCGATGGCGTGGTGATTGCAACCGATACCCCGCATGGATTCCAGACTACCGGTTATTCCCTTAACCTTGATTTCACCCCTGTCAGCAATGTGATGTTTCGTATAGAAGGAAAAATGTTTAACGGAAGGGACAAAACATTTATCAAAGGGACAGATCTTAAAAACAACAATGCAGCTGTAACGGCATCGCTGGCAGTGTGGTTTTAA
- a CDS encoding sensor protein KdpD, translating into MTEKEQQVQHYLDLANRSGRGKFKIYIGMSAGVGKTYRMLQEAHAMLRNGINIQIGYIETHGRTETHALLEGLPAIPRRQVFYKGKMLDEMDLSTILLLAPEWVVVDELAHTNIPGSKNEKRWQDVIDLLNAGISVISAVNIQHIESINQEVKAITGVEVKERVPDSMLQMADEVVNIDLTADELITRLKEGKIYDQSKVETALRNFFQADKILQLRELALKEVATQVERKVETEVPRSQQMRHESFLACISTNDEVARKVIRKTARLAAYYHADWYVLYVQTPRESVEKIPLAAQRHLINNLKLATELGAEVVQEHDGRISDAIIRVALDKQITTVCIGKPHISLFRIILRTNLFNQLLKTLSSNDIDLIILS; encoded by the coding sequence ATGACAGAAAAAGAACAACAAGTACAACACTACCTTGATCTGGCCAACCGGAGCGGCCGGGGTAAGTTCAAGATTTACATCGGCATGAGTGCCGGTGTGGGCAAAACTTACCGCATGTTGCAGGAAGCGCATGCCATGTTGAGGAATGGTATCAATATCCAGATCGGATACATAGAAACGCACGGGCGTACGGAAACACACGCCCTGCTGGAAGGCCTGCCTGCGATCCCCCGCAGGCAGGTTTTCTATAAAGGCAAGATGCTGGATGAGATGGACCTCAGCACTATCCTGCTGCTGGCGCCGGAATGGGTAGTGGTGGATGAACTGGCGCATACCAATATCCCCGGCTCCAAAAACGAAAAGCGCTGGCAGGACGTGATAGACCTGCTCAACGCCGGCATCAGCGTCATCTCGGCTGTCAACATACAACATATCGAGAGCATCAACCAGGAGGTGAAAGCCATTACCGGCGTGGAAGTGAAAGAGCGGGTGCCCGACAGCATGCTGCAGATGGCCGATGAAGTGGTGAATATCGACCTTACTGCCGATGAACTGATTACCCGTCTGAAAGAAGGAAAGATCTACGATCAGTCTAAAGTAGAGACGGCCCTGCGGAACTTCTTCCAGGCAGACAAAATCCTGCAGTTGCGCGAGCTGGCGCTGAAAGAAGTGGCTACGCAGGTGGAAAGAAAAGTGGAAACCGAGGTTCCCCGCAGCCAGCAGATGCGCCACGAGTCTTTCCTCGCCTGTATCTCCACCAACGATGAAGTGGCCCGTAAAGTGATCCGGAAAACCGCCCGCCTTGCGGCCTATTATCACGCCGACTGGTATGTGCTGTATGTACAGACACCCCGGGAAAGCGTAGAGAAGATCCCCCTGGCCGCGCAGCGTCACCTGATCAATAACCTGAAGCTGGCCACGGAATTAGGCGCGGAAGTTGTGCAGGAACATGACGGGCGTATTTCAGATGCGATCATCCGCGTAGCGCTGGATAAGCAGATCACCACCGTATGCATTGGCAAACCGCACATCAGTTTGTTCCGGATCATCCTGCGGACCAACCTGTTTAACCAGCTGCTGAAAACACTTTCTTCCAACGACATAGATTTGATTATCCTGTCATGA
- a CDS encoding sensor histidine kinase gives MSTLRLKTKITLGVLFLYIMLLIVSVLGYYYLNRLTDKAKIILKDNYESLEYAKNMLVALEDLPVHRAQALQQFATNLKQQQANVTERGERAATATVTATFEKLRKDSVASPADVAAIKGGIYTIMDLNMNAIVGKNELVKRTADHALLYIAIISGVCFLLGFTFVYNFPGYIADPIVALTEAIKGISDKQYSKRLHFKSNDEFGELATAFNTMAQRLDEYEHSNIARITFEKQRAEAVISSLKDATVGFDTQNTVLFANAQALQLLSIPEKELIGRSADEIAKQNDLLRFLINPRENVPLKIVVEGKECFFTQEVADIRHEDTRIGYVVILKNITAFKEQDLAKTHFIATISHELKTPLASSDFSIKLLEDERIGTLKPEQRELLESMKQDNQRMIKIVSELLDLSQVESGNIQLQPQPVTALNIVQYALDTVQKQAAQREITIRQHVPEVLPRVMADVEKTAWVLINLLTNAIRYSTLKSAIDLKVEDTGTNMISFSVQDYGKGIPLAFRDRIFERFFQVPGGKGHKGNGLGLAISKEFIEAQGGVIGVASEEGKGSLFYFTLPAAQ, from the coding sequence ATGAGTACACTGAGGTTAAAAACGAAGATTACTTTGGGGGTGTTGTTCCTCTATATTATGCTGCTGATTGTCAGTGTACTGGGATATTATTACCTGAACCGGCTGACAGACAAGGCCAAGATCATCCTGAAAGACAACTATGAGTCGCTGGAGTATGCCAAGAACATGCTGGTAGCGCTGGAAGACCTGCCGGTACACCGGGCGCAGGCCCTGCAGCAGTTTGCCACTAACCTGAAACAACAGCAGGCCAATGTGACCGAGCGCGGCGAGCGTGCCGCCACCGCTACGGTAACGGCTACCTTTGAAAAGCTGAGAAAAGACAGCGTGGCCAGTCCTGCCGATGTAGCGGCGATCAAAGGCGGTATCTATACCATCATGGACCTCAACATGAACGCTATTGTCGGGAAGAACGAGCTGGTAAAGCGGACGGCCGATCATGCTTTGTTATATATCGCTATCATCAGCGGGGTTTGTTTCCTGCTGGGTTTCACCTTCGTGTACAATTTCCCCGGATATATCGCCGACCCCATTGTTGCGCTGACCGAGGCTATTAAAGGTATTTCCGATAAACAATACAGTAAGCGGTTGCATTTTAAATCCAATGATGAATTCGGGGAGCTGGCCACCGCTTTTAATACCATGGCCCAGCGGCTGGATGAATATGAGCATAGTAACATCGCCCGCATCACTTTTGAAAAACAACGTGCAGAAGCGGTGATCAGCAGCCTGAAAGACGCTACCGTTGGTTTTGATACGCAGAACACCGTGCTGTTTGCCAATGCGCAGGCGTTGCAGTTGCTGAGTATACCGGAAAAAGAACTGATCGGTCGTTCTGCAGATGAGATTGCAAAGCAGAATGACCTGTTGCGTTTCCTGATCAATCCCCGGGAGAACGTGCCGCTGAAGATCGTTGTGGAGGGCAAGGAATGTTTCTTTACGCAGGAAGTGGCTGATATCCGCCATGAAGATACCCGTATAGGCTATGTCGTTATCCTTAAAAATATTACCGCTTTTAAGGAGCAGGACCTTGCCAAAACACATTTTATTGCAACCATATCCCATGAATTAAAGACACCGCTGGCGTCGTCCGACTTCAGTATTAAGCTGCTGGAGGATGAACGTATCGGCACATTGAAACCGGAGCAACGGGAGTTGCTGGAAAGCATGAAGCAGGACAACCAGCGGATGATCAAGATTGTGAGCGAGTTGCTGGACCTCTCGCAGGTGGAGAGCGGCAATATACAGTTGCAGCCGCAGCCTGTCACCGCTTTAAACATCGTACAGTATGCGCTGGACACGGTGCAGAAGCAGGCTGCCCAGCGGGAGATCACTATCCGGCAGCATGTTCCGGAGGTATTGCCCCGGGTGATGGCCGATGTGGAAAAAACCGCCTGGGTGCTGATCAACCTGCTGACCAATGCTATTCGTTATTCTACCCTGAAATCAGCGATAGATCTGAAGGTGGAGGATACCGGCACGAACATGATATCTTTCTCCGTACAGGATTATGGGAAAGGGATACCACTGGCTTTCCGTGACCGGATCTTCGAGCGGTTTTTCCAGGTGCCCGGCGGAAAGGGGCATAAAGGAAATGGCCTTGGACTGGCCATTTCCAAAGAGTTTATCGAAGCGCAGGGCGGTGTAATCGGTGTTGCCAGTGAAGAGGGCAAAGGCAGCCTGTTTTATTTTACATTGCCGGCGGCGCAATAA
- a CDS encoding Hpt domain-containing protein: MRQYIEEKNWHEVGNLAHQLKGNLGFVSMHEAVQLAHEINRGVILDNNYEEISRKAARIEELFNHFKPAIEAHIATCP; this comes from the coding sequence ATGCGGCAATATATCGAGGAAAAAAACTGGCATGAAGTGGGTAATCTCGCGCACCAGCTGAAAGGCAACCTGGGCTTCGTTTCCATGCATGAAGCCGTACAGCTGGCGCATGAAATCAACAGGGGCGTCATTCTGGACAACAATTATGAGGAGATCTCCCGCAAAGCCGCGAGGATAGAAGAATTATTCAATCACTTTAAACCTGCTATTGAAGCGCACATCGCTACCTGCCCGTAA